In Scylla paramamosain isolate STU-SP2022 chromosome 8, ASM3559412v1, whole genome shotgun sequence, the sequence aatggacaagaataataataataataataaaaaaaaaaacttgttgaACTTGTGCCAGCACCTACAATGAATAGGTAACTATTAGGTATTTATCAACTAAAGAAAAAACTTCAAATTACTAGCATTATGTTAAAGATAGCCAGAACGGTTTCCTCTGCAAGAGTGCAACACTTGCATGCCTGGCTGGTTCTGAGTCATGCCCTTCATGCTCTCTAACTATCCAGCAGACTGTTTCCAAGTGAATGCCAACATCACATAAGTGATCAGACAGGAATTAATAAACACATGAACCATCAATGTTGAGTTTGTGAATATAATCTGTAAAGGTTAGCTCTTTTCAACTTTTGTCTCTTATGAGGAAATCTGCTTTAACTGTACTTTCATTAAATCCCCTTTTACCACACTACACAatctgaataaaataaatattcatgaaaactataaaaaagtGTAGTCATGTATTTTAAGAAATGTATAGGATAAATACATTATTGTGGATCTTTCACCAATTAAGTTTAGGACTAATACATAATTCACACAAAGGCATACATTCTTAACAAGTCTCAAAGTATGTTCTATTTTCCTGCAAGTTTGTGTCAAGAAGTGACTGATTGGTGGCATAGGTTTTACCACCAGGATGTTTCCTGCCCAGGATTTCTATCACTGGCCTTCCCAATATACACTCATATGCCTGAATACACCACACTTCCTTCCTATGTCTTGATAGTTAAAATGATCCTACTCTATAGAAAACATTCAAGTAACAGAAGCAATAACTGAAAAACAAGTCTAACCTGTAAGACAAGGAAATTGTACAAACATcttggaggaaaagagggagcagaaaagaaaaaaatagaaaagaaaagaaaaagatgtgaTGTGATGCAGGACAACAGTAGGAAAGAGTGTTGCCTTGGGGTTTCCCTGATATTATTTGTACAGAGTAACAGTTTCATGAAGTGCAGCAATGTAACTCACAGCTGGCAACATGGCTACATGTATACAGCACACACACCTAATACTACTCCCTGGCACAAGTAAATACATACATGTAATCTAAATAAATGTTGACTACTGAGGATCTTAACACAATCTTATCAGTCATTAGTCATATTGTTGGTTCTTAATGACTTAATTACATCTATCCTCTCTACAGCTAGACTTTTTGTTGCCATTGTGTGAATCATCCTTGATGTGACAGCATTCCTGGATACCTGACTTTGCATCAAGGTCAAAGGAAtctcaaaagaaaaataaatgaatatatataaataaataaataaacataaataaataaataaataaataaaataataataataataataataataaatttatttattaaataaaatgcataaataaagaaaataaagtaaataaatacagatatatgcaaataaaatgaataaataaaaacaaaaatataaaaagtagataaatgacAAATATTACATTCTTCAACACAAGTTATAAAGACAAACACAAGGGAGCAAATAAACCAATCAGCCTTATTTTAAAGCTTTTTCTTTATGCTCCTGGGGTTCAATAACCCACACTCTCCTTTTACTCAAACAAGGCTTTCCACTTGCAGGCCATAGTACTGCACCACTGCCTGAGGCATTACAAAACCAACACAGCTCCACAAGGTAAAGAAGTGAAATTTATTGGGGCCAGCACAAGAGAGGCTGGAGTGTTGGCCTTGAGACTTTCTCTGTGTCTCCACTGGTTGCCTCACTCTATTGCCAACCACTGgaacactccctcccctccaaccCACCACTTCCTCATCCCCtctactccctcccctccaccccaccacttcctctccaccatcccaccactccctcccctccatgcCACCACTTCTCACTCCCAATACTCCCTGTCCCCactggtctgtgtgtgtctacctCAGGGCTGCTACAGCACTGCCCTTGTTACTGGCCATGAACATACACACAACCTGTGATCAAAGGTATACTTAAAAATAAGTGCATTTGCACAGGTATCCACCAACACCTATGATTTATGCCTCATTAATCTAATTTTTTACTCAATACTCTTACTAATTCCTTGTGAATATAACTGCAAATGGCCAAACAGTAATTTATGGACAGATGTGCCTTGTACTCTGCAATATACATGAAATGGATAAAACAATAATCCTAAATGCATAAACTCTGATTAGATAAATAACTACACCTCCCTCACATTCTATCTGTATCCCCAAATCTCTCCTGATAAATTGAGCTACAACTACACAACCTTTTATCTATGTTAGATTACACATGCCTTTCTGCCTTAGAGAGTCCTTCACAGACCAGGATACTTTAGAACATGAACAACCCTCCATTACCTTCATGCTATTACTCTCCATACCCTTGTTTCCTTTATCAATAAAACCAGAATCAAAGTAATTCCTTAAGTTGAATAAAATACAGCAGGAAAGTCTAATACTTGCTACTGACATCCTTTAAAAGGTGCTCTCGTTACCCCTCAAAACTTTGGACCCTCTGAACTACATGACTTCTCCTTCCGTCCTTAAAGGGGGTGCATGGAATGTGAAGTAACTTGAAAACAATATCCCCTTACTGTCCCTGCTTCCCATACCAGATTTCTTCTTCATGCATTGTTTTACTCTTACTTCTTTAGTAAATAATCTCAAATAACCATAATTTTTCTTCTGATCACTTAAACCTAtctacattaataataattcaaCTTTTTATCTAGTATCTAACTCTTTTTAATCTAATATCTAACTATAACCTTTTCTTCAGTACATCCTAAGTTATGCATGTGTACTTAAACCAGTAATGGTTAAACTACACATGGTGACTGACCCTCCTTGATGATGGGAGCTTCAGTCATTAACATCAATAGCTTCTGTactcaccttcctttcttcttgccaTATTCCACAGCGTCGGTGATGAGGGAGGCGTACTGTGGCATGTTGGCAGCTTGCAGGATGAGGGATGGGTTGGTGGTGGCATCAGTGGGCTTGTACTTCTTCATTGCTGTTGAGAGATGTGTATGAGCTGCACTGATGAACAGGTGGATCAGTCAGTACTTTGAACTAGGTTTCTATGCAGCAATCACCAACCAAACATCCAGAAACCCAATACTGAACTGGTCAACCCAACTGGAATCCTCTTCCACAACTTCATACAAAAacagcattttttatttatttttttatttatgtagtttTCATAGCACTCAACAAGCCTCCCTTTAAGAGCtacaacaaatatataaatacattcaGAGTAATTATGCCTCTTGCCATTCCCTTTTATTGTCAATAttagtatttaattttttattaattcatacTGTATAAACTTGTAAATGAAGGATTATATAGTTCTTAGGAACACCTGTAGGGTCAGCAGAATGGTGGTGTTAAGTGTGTACCAATGGTGTATCAACTTCATTATACTTGTATTATTCATGTCTAATACAGCCTGGAAGAGCACAGCTGTGGAATGTGGAAGGCCAGTATTGATCAACTGCCCACAGACTACAGGAGCCAAATGCCAGTCACTCATGACTCAACCTTACCAAGAACTTTCCTCAACTCTTATAATTAATGACCTATACACAGAGCTATGTATGTACCTTCATATGCAGGACACGTAATTTTAATAACTCTGGGATATAGATAATACTATTCCTCAGTAGTACTGCATACAATCCTGGAGTCTAGCAATGTAATTTTGCATGATATCAATAGAttaatatcatatatatatatatatatatatatatatatatatatatatatatatatatatatatatatatatatatatatatatatatatatatatatatatatagtaacagAACAATTAAGATTCTCCAGTTTATAATGCCAAAAGATGTTTCCTACTAGATTAATAACTAAGTTCCACAAATCAAAAACTGGACAAAAAATTCTAATCTATTCCATTTGTTACCTGAAGGCACTTTCAAAGCAACTTTCTGTGACTGTTCAAGTGACTTGTGCTGATCTACCATTCCAGACTGCACTGTTGTAATGAATACATAACCCACACAATTCAACCCTGTCAACAACCTTTGTATTTGACCTCTATCAAACAGCTGTTCCCATTTCCGATAAACATAATAGATCAAATAGATAAGGAACAATAACAATGCAGGACACCCTCCAGGATTAACAGACTGGTCAAGGCTTATGAAAACTAGTAAAATAGTATAAAATTAGGTgcagatcaataaaaaataaaatgctaatatttttttctgattcaataaaactaatttttaaACATAACAGCAAGAAGGATCTCTATTCTTCCAGCATGAACATAACTTTCCTTTCAGGGAAGTCTGGCTGTCCCTGACACCAAACACACTTTTCTCCTTGCATAAAGCAGTTCTAAGTTCCTTTTGTTGTGTCAGGCACTCTTACTGGAGGCTTTCATGTCTAGAATACAATGTGATGGTTGCATAAGACTTGCCTCATATGTAACAACTACCACCCAGTCCATGAgacccagcccagcccagcctatGGGTTCTTAACTTACAAACATTCTTGCAACAAAATAACACACTAAAATACAGGTATTGCATTAATCACCAATTCCAATGTGATTTAAAAACCTAcaataattttcatcatctaAGTTTACTTCTTAATTTTCATGGTAAAGATAATACAGACGTATGTAATCTGTGTAAAATTTAGATAATTCATGGATTTACATGTATATATTGCTGTATTTTAGTTCATCAACAGTTTTCcaggaacagacagacacactgaaaTATGAGGGACCTAGAGCTAGAGTGATGTcagtgctaaaaaaaaaaacctgctcTAAGTCTTGCAACATTCAAAATGCAATATTTCAAGGAATTGAGATAGCAAGCTGGGTTTGGTGTGCTCGCAGAGCCCAACCAACCTAATGTAactgtggagggaaggggagcctTTGCCCCTCAACTCCACCTAGTTCACTAACTTAATCCCACCTATACAGGAGGTTGGGACCATCTGAGAAAAGTGTGGTCTTATAATAAAACTACCAAATATAATTAATAATCCctcaaaaataagtaaataaataaataaataaataaataattataataataataataataataataataataataataattaccaaaTTTATCACAATTCGTTCTGTTGATATTTGTAAATAATAAATGCCACAATTAAAATATGTAACTTCctgttactttcttttcttgtcttgtcaGAGGTTACAAGGTTCTCTTTATAGCCCATTTCTTCAGTAAATATTATATATGTCCAAGAGTAGACTTAAAATACTATATGGTAAGGAACTATGAAttgaactatatatatatatatatatatatatatatatatatatatatatatatatatatatatatatatatatatatatataaaacatcaaATGACTGTAACAACACACATGTACACCTGTGTGAAATCTCGGCACAAGGGGGTATTCAAGTCCAGTCACAACAACCAGCAGTGTTTAGGTAGGTCTTGAGCACCCAGTGTTGCAAGCCTGTGAGTTCCTCCTCGGCCTCTGTCATCAAAACACCGTGCTACGGTGACAGGAATGAGCTCATCCATGGCGTTGCATGTCTGATAAAAGTAAAGTCTGGCTTGCTGCTACAGTCAGGCCAACCAGCAATGTGTGACGTGTGCCCGCAGCCGGTGAGGTGCCACTGCCCCGCCCCCTccttcactaccatcaccagtcAATTCCCCAACACTCATTACAGAGATAACACAACTCCTACAGCACAAACCATCCATATATATATCCAGAGAAAGTGAGATACAGACAATTTAAGGCTGGGGGCAGGTGTGGAGGGCACCAGCCGGCGGGGCACACCTGAGATAAGACGGCCAGGCTACAACAGGTGTCTTTCAACTTACCCTCAAAGTCCCCCGtgtccgccaccaccaccgtcatgtCCTTCAGCTGGTCCAGGGACGAAGCCATCTTGCTCTTCTTCGAGGGTGATTCTGACATCGTGAAGTCGGACACTGGgcttttatattatatattgaTCCCGGAGTGACGTCAGGCCACAAGCACCTCCCACAAACCATACACTGGCGACCGCCGCGTTCCCCCGCTGAGGGGCAGCACCGGCAAAGCACTCCACTAATTTCTTCTGTAATAAATCGCTCACATAACAGCTACAACTTCCTTCTTGTCCCTTATTTCGGCGTACTTtcaatgtgaaaataaataaataaataaataaataaataaaacgtttGAGATATGTGCATTTTTGAAGAATGTGGGCGTCATGTCACCGTCTGGCACTGTCTggcatccctctctctctctctctctctctctctctcttgtgttaaCTACCATGACATGGATTACCTGATGCATCCATATTCTCAAGTAATTCTACATCAGCCTAAAATCCAAAATCCAtgttacaaatatatatatttttactttttttttttctttttatatactaATTAACATAAATGTGGTTGATCTTTACTCATTCTAGCATTACTCTCCCAAGTGTTTTGCACCATCAACCATAAGTTGGTCATGCTGTTATTGTTTGATTCTCAGGATAATTGATAATTTATAGCTGGTGTAATATTGAGCAAGTTTATAGTTTCCGGCACTTCATCGAAAATGCCATCTTTTATGGACAGTTGATCATTACTATTTGAATATATTAATGTTTAGTTCCTTAGTAACGCCCTTGATTCATAATTCGATTCCAGGAAAACTCTAATGTGTTGTGAGCCGCATGGGCAATCACCTGTGCTGTGGCTTATGGGTGACTCCCACATGATGTACTACAAGGCCCATATTTCACCCTTTCAAGATTATGCTTCAAAGACTACACATTTAATTGTTCTTATAGGTGTTTTAAATAAATGATCATGCAGAAGCCTTGTGAaactcactagaatcatgataATAGCTTTGAAAATTCAAAATAACTCCTTAAAGGCCTTTGAAATGACGTATAAATATCACAAAGTTAATCTCTGTCAGACTAGGTGTTTTTGACACCTTTCATCCCCGCTGCCGTCTCATTGTAAATGTTGGCATTTCAGAcagttgcttctctctctcaactcataTTTTAgggtgggggtggaggaaggaTTTAAGATTACAAATGTAAAGACAAATAGCTTTATTGGACAAGTCAGATAGTTACTTACTTGACAAATTCACAAACGAGACTTCATAAGCTACAACCGGAGTTGGATCAATTGAAAAATCCCTCATATAACAGTGTGCGGGTCCCATCGACGGGGGCGGCGACACACTGCTGGTGGCACGTCAGTCCACCTGGCAGTGgcgggaggggggaaggaaggcgtTGATCACGACACCCTCGCGCCCCCCGACAGCTCCTGCTACTCATATCGGTGGCATTAACTAGGATGGTGGTAGCCGCTGACCCACCATGGGGCCCGCCTCGTGTAAAAGTAACGCCTCTGCGGTGGACTCTTCTTCTACAACTCACTGGGGTATTAGAAACCTCATGTCTAAATAAAAATCGTACCTTGCTTAAGTTACATAAATTCATTGTTTGCTTGAAAATAACAATTTTGTAGCAGGAGTGACTTTGCTGCACACTTGTCTGTGAGTGTTAATGGTAGTGGGAAAGGGGCGCAGCGGGCAGCCCCCAGAGAGGGGGACCGAGGCAGGGGCTGAGCGCtgctggtcgtggtggtgagcGACTGCCCTGCCCCAGCCACGCTGCTTCACTACaggcccgccccgccccgcccaccaccaccgcgcccGGCATCTCCTGGCTAAGGCGCTGGAGAGAGGGTTCCATTTGGTTTAGTATCATTACAGTTATGGAATTATAATGCTACAATTGACACTTCACACTCCCGGAAAAGGGTTTTAAAATCTGACTACTATTATACCATTTTATCTTTACACATGTTTTTTGGCTGAGAAAAAActaccattattttttattagaaaCTTGGACATTAAAGTGAGTGTGTGGCCTCACTGTAAAGTCCCTTGAGACAAAACCGCGGGACTGGGTGCTCAGCAGGAGTTCTGAGCCATGCTTCCGGGGCAGTGGGCCAGGAGTGAGGGGTGCTTGGTGGGCAACATGGGCACCGCCATGCACAAACACAAGGATATGGGAAGCAGCAACTGAAACAGAAGGTGCCCCAGAGGTGCATGGTGAACCCTCACTGGCACCCCGTCGCCGTCTGACCAAACAAACCCATCCCAGACGGCCAGATGGGCTCCCCCTTACAGCCAGAGGGCCATAGAACAGCCCTGAGCCCTTGCATTTCTTAAAGATGGTCACTAAGAAATTGTTTGGCTGTTCTATGAGCTTCCGGGTGGCGGAGAGAGCAGGGACAGATCCAGGCTTAATACCCGTTTGTCTGGTCTTGTTCGGTAATGTCAGAAAGGCAGAGGCCACACACTCACCGCTTGGCAAATAATCATACACAATTAATCAACATAAAAATGAAGGGATAAATAATTACTTAAACTTTCTTcaggtattctgaaatgctGATATTGTGTTCAAATTGGTTCAGCAATCATTGAAAATTTGCACAACAAAGCTGAGCTTTCTTGTGACATTTAAGGAGGATTTGGGCAGCCACAGAAGGAAATATGGAGAAGGGTTAAATGAATGGGATTTGAGGTACAGAGGAAGCTGCAGATGACTGGGTTCTGACACACATGAGATGTGggacaaaaaataattacagcAATAGAATTGAGCTAGGATTGTTCTTTGTGTCCATCAATGTCACTGATTAAACCAGGTAAATTACCCTTTTGTGCTTTCCTCTTACTAGTACTTGTGCGTAACTTGAAACACTTTACGCTTTAAGTAGGTGGACATTCCTAGGAGCAGTTTCCCTCTACTGGAAATCCTTTTACAATGTTTCTTCTGATCGGATAGAAATGGAACTACGTACACAGCGTTGAAATTGTTTTCCATTTTCAGCAGTTTCTTTTTTGGGGGATTTATCTATGAATCTGCATCACATTCTACATATAATGCAATCTGAGCAATTTGTCACTGAACTCAATTGAAGCCAttcagattttcttttcataacatACATTCCACTAAAACTTTTGACTGCCCTTCAGCACATTTGGCATCACAGATATTTACTACAAGAGAAATAATTGCAGGAATATAACCCAACAAAAGTCAATACAGATACCAACAAACACTGATAGTAATGTGATGTGCTCCGGCTTAAGGAGTCCAATGCAAGGTGTCTTTTCATCCAAGAGATAACTTTAGCTCTGGGGCTACACTAATGCAACAAGCTATCAGGGAGATATTTCACTGATTACCATCTTAACAAGACTGAATAAAGCAATATGATTGATTTTCAGATTTGGATTAGCTTAAGGGAGTACAAATGTTTTTATCTAACTAAGAATTGCCCAAATTAAAACTACATTGGCAGTTGAGGTCACCATGAAAATGGCACTTAAATCCAAAATCTAAGTGCACGCTCATGATCATACGCAGGAAGGGTAACTGTATCAAAGATTTCAGCTTCTCTGAACGATTCCAATTTTACACTATCACCATGTGGTCCCAATAAGGATAATAGTTTTCCCCTGTTAGATGAATCCATCAATGGGTGCTTGGCCTGACAAGAGCAGAACATGCGCGCGAGAAGCAGCAGTGGACCAGGGAACATGACAAAATTTTGTCTTACTCAAGCACCTCACTTTTCTCCACACCTACACGAGGGAGTGTAGAGGTTGCCTTAAGGCATTATGAACACATTACCTTAGCGTTCACCTGGGCTTACCCCTCAGCCCGGACCTGAGCTTTAGGTGTGGCCGATACAGGTGCAGTCTTCACTTGTCCTCGTggcaagcagcagcagcggcaggagcAGGGGTGGGGAGGCAAGGTGTGACTGTATCAGGCATGGCATCTCGGCTgcctgccaccgccaccacagagGCTTGCCAAGCTCTGGCCGGGAGGTCTGCTGGCAGCACCCGTCTGCTCAATATCGGGGGGTGGGGGGCTGGGAATCACGTGCCAGCCACCACCGCTTCCACGGAAACACTCAGCATCAAAGTCATGCAGCAACTCCATCAGGCTGACTAGACatcaaaggaagagaatggtgGCAGAGCTGAACCCATTCAGATGCAGCAACTCCCACCACTGGTGCGATGCTTTTTAATCATCTTCACTATCCTCGAGCCGGCTACTCACGAGCCAGCGCCACCTGGGCCTCTGCGTGTGTGctgtcaccaccatcgccgGGTCACAGCCGCTGGGGCCCCTGGACTGGTGGACACACTGCACTGAAAGAActgctccatttttttttttttttttttttttttttttttttttttgttgtattaaCTGATCAGACTTGTCTTAGTGTTATGCCAGATACATCCGTGTCCGCTACCCCAAGGGCCACTTCGTTCATCAAAACTAGTAGTCCCCCATTGTTTTCCCACTCTCACAAACTCATTTACACTGATTCATctaatttttttcaatatcaaaaaatgaaaaagaaatatccACTCAAGCCCATCAAACATGCTTCCTCAGTATACAACTACACGAGTGACCCATGCCAATGGTGGCCGTGAAGCAAAGAGTGGTGTTATCATAAGCGTggctgcacagacacacacgcaggcaTGCAAACACCAATCTTCTTTTTTGACTGTATCCTAAGAGGGAATTTGGTTCCTTGAAAAGATACTGATGTTGAtactggagtggtggtggtggtgggactgGCTTAATTCCAGATCTTGAGGAAGCTGTCCCACGAGCCAGTGGCCACTGCCATGCCATCTTCTGTCACACCCAGGCAACTGACACGGTTGTCATGGCCCGCCAGTACACCTGCAACACAACCACCATTAGTCTTGTAACTCAGACAACACCATGTCACACTGATTACTTGCAAAGGTGAAATTTAATATTCCTTCATGTATCACTTGAAAGCAACTGCACATTTCAAGTTCTTATGGATGTGCTCTATGGCACATAACAAGTATTGTGCCCCTGAACAAAAACATACTAAAAAGTAATTTCAACACTAAATATAACAAGTCTGTGTTCTTACCAGCTCTCTCTGTCCTCATTGAATCCCAGACATTGCAGTTAAAGTCATCATAGCCAGCAAGCAGGAGTCTGCCTGATTTGCTGAATGCAACTGATGTTATGCCACAAATAATATTATCATGGGAGTACATAGCCAGCTCCTGGTCTGCCCTGATGTCAAACAGGCGGCAAGTGGCATCATCAGAGCCCGTAGCAAACGCATGCCCATTAGGAAAGAACtgaaatgaagaacaaaatcTATTAGAGGGATGTATAAGAAATCTGAAAGTTAAAAAATCAGTTCtttaaaaagataataaaaatggtCTCTTCTCATTACTTGATCAACAGATAGATTTACAACAGGCAAGAATATAATATGCCACACTGGTGGCTGGTAAGCAAAGTATACTTCGTATTGCAACATGACTACAGCAGCTAACATGGTTTTATGGGCTTCCATCAATTCTGTAATGAATGCAACAGTTTTCTACATCTGCCAGCAAAACATACCACATACTGTACTTCCAAACCTTGCCTCCTCTGTATTTTCTGAATATTTTGGCAAATGCCCCTTTCTGGAGTACTACAACTTTATACAACTGCAACAATTACTTTGACTGAACCAATACCTCTGTGTCAGTGGCATAGGATCTCCCTGTAGCATGACTGTGAACAGATAACATGGTTAGGCCGGAAAGGATATCTCTAATCTGAGCTGAAAAACATGTTCAAACCAAAaccaaataaatcaacaaagaaTATATGATACTTTCttcataatttatttatttttttcagtgtgagATGGCATCcatgaacaaaacaaagaatGTACTCAGAGAAAAACAAgtcaaaataaaactaaaactcaaaggctctttttctttcttgttttgtataaggACTTCCCAAGAGTTAGATACCAATACATTTTCTCACTTGCAGGCCTCTGAAAGTATCTTCATTACTGAAAATTACACAATTTAAACATGTCAACTCTTTCAATAAATGTTTCCTGGTGTGAAAGGCACTACAGCATCCTTTTATATGATATTTCTCACAAGGTGAGCCACTTTATACATCTCCCTCAAATCAAATACTTGACAAAGAATGTAATGTCAGTTTCCCCTTCTTAACTTTGCGTTTTAATGCCAATAATATATACTCATATAAAACTGATGGCACAACAGCCCCCCTCCAATATCCAACTTTTTGTGTCTGAACACACAATCTTTTCCTGGTCTGAGCAAACTCCTGCCAGTTTGTCTTTTTGCTGTCCTTGATTTTCTTAGTCTCTATAGTGCATATGAACAATGAGTTCTATTCAGTATCTAATAGAACAACAATGCTTTATATATCAAATTGACATCCCTTGTAGTACAAATACCCATTTCTTACACTAAAGATATACTATCCTTGTTAGcaggaacaaaataaaaagaacaataacttCCATTCCACATTCAAGATGCTCATAACAACTATCAGCTGGACATGAGCTGCACAGAACCAAGAGGTGTGTTGACTTACGGTGACAGCATTGATGTCAGACTCGTGTCCAGGGAAGGTCTGGCGACACATGCCATCTCGGATGTCCCACAGCTTAGCCGAGGCATCACAGGCACCAGATGTGAAGGTCCTCATACTAGGTGACAATGATAGGGACATGACATCCCCAGTGTGGCCAGTGAACTGTGTGCACTGCTGACCAGTCTCAATGTCCCAGAGAGCACTGCAAACCAAGGCAAAACATTATAGAAGTTGTACCACAACCCAGATCCATTAACAGTCTTATATAGATATATTTGAGCCTAATTTTACACAAGGCAAGTCACAGCAACCTTCCTGAAACAATTCAGGCATGTCAGTAAGTTCTTTCTGTTCTATTACAAAGGTTCTGTTTAAAGGTGTCTGCAATACATGTGAGAAATAAAACTTTGTCCTTTACTGTTCTTTCTTCACACAAGACTAAGAGCTTTGTTAAGATAATTGATTATTCATGTacaataaagatgaaaagaggcaGTTTTGCCACCTGTCGTTacctgcattaaaaaaaaaaaaaa encodes:
- the LOC135102847 gene encoding LOW QUALITY PROTEIN: guanine nucleotide-binding protein G(I)/G(S)/G(T) subunit beta-1-like (The sequence of the model RefSeq protein was modified relative to this genomic sequence to represent the inferred CDS: deleted 1 base in 1 codon) gives rise to the protein MNDLDSLRQEAERLKNTIRDARKHALDTTLAQATSGMEPIGRIQMRTRRTLRGHLAKIYAMHWGSDSRNLVSASQDGKLIVWDSYTTNKVHAIPLRSSWVMTCAYAPSGSYVACGGLDNICSIYSLKTREGNVRVSRELPGHTGYLSCCRFVDDNQIVTSSGDMTCALWDIETGQQCTQFTGHTGDVMSLSLSPSMRTFTSGACDASAKLWDIRDGMCRQTFPGHESDINAVTFFPNGHAFATGSDDATCRLFDIRADQELAMYSHDNIICGITSVAFSKSGRLLLAGYDDFNCNVWDSMRTERAGVLAGHDNRVSCLGVTEDGMAVATGSWDSFLKIWN